One Novosphingobium sp. EMRT-2 DNA segment encodes these proteins:
- the greA gene encoding transcription elongation factor GreA, producing MASVEKLPMLAEGYEKLTAELKALREERPKIVDAIEEARAHGDLSENAEYHAAKERQGQVEASIADLEDKISRAQIIDPTSLSGDRIVFGATVTLLDDADKPVRYQIVGQAEADAKVGRISYNSPLGRALIGRKVEDEVEVTVPSGDKFYVVEKIEFI from the coding sequence ATGGCAAGTGTGGAAAAGCTGCCGATGCTGGCCGAAGGCTATGAAAAGCTGACTGCCGAGCTGAAAGCGCTGCGCGAGGAGCGGCCGAAGATCGTTGACGCGATCGAAGAAGCGCGCGCCCACGGCGATCTTTCCGAAAACGCCGAATACCATGCCGCCAAGGAGCGGCAGGGCCAGGTCGAAGCCTCTATCGCCGATCTGGAAGACAAGATCAGCCGCGCGCAGATCATCGATCCCACCAGCCTTTCGGGCGATCGCATCGTGTTCGGCGCCACCGTGACGCTGCTCGACGATGCCGACAAGCCCGTGCGTTACCAGATCGTGGGGCAGGCCGAAGCGGATGCCAAGGTGGGCCGCATCAGCTACAATTCGCCGCTGGGCCGCGCGCTAATCGGGCGCAAGGTGGAAGACGAGGTCGAGGTGACGGTGCCGTCGGGCGACAAGTTCTACGTCGTCGAAAAGATCGAATTCATCTGA
- the ribH gene encoding 6,7-dimethyl-8-ribityllumazine synthase yields MAKFLIVEARFYDHLNDMLIAGAKAALKASGHKAEVITVPGALEIPGAIALADQSGDYDGYVAIGVVIRGETYHFEIVAGESARGIMALTMDGVAIGNGILTVENEAQAIVRADPAQKDKGGEAAKAALALLALRERFA; encoded by the coding sequence ATGGCCAAGTTCCTGATTGTCGAAGCCCGTTTCTACGACCACCTCAACGACATGCTGATCGCGGGCGCCAAGGCGGCGCTCAAGGCGTCCGGCCACAAGGCCGAGGTCATCACCGTTCCCGGCGCGCTGGAAATCCCCGGCGCGATCGCGCTGGCCGACCAGAGCGGGGACTATGACGGCTATGTCGCCATCGGTGTGGTGATCCGGGGCGAAACCTACCACTTCGAGATCGTGGCCGGCGAAAGCGCGCGCGGCATCATGGCGCTGACCATGGATGGCGTCGCCATCGGCAACGGCATCCTTACCGTGGAAAACGAAGCGCAGGCAATCGTCCGCGCCGATCCCGCACAGAAGGACAAGGGTGGCGAGGCTGCCAAGGCCGCGCTTGCCCTCCTCGCGCTCAGGGAGCGCTTCGCATGA
- a CDS encoding DUF4170 domain-containing protein, giving the protein MQKLHLVMGGRVKDPQGLEFVDLNKIDVVGVFPDYHSAEEAWRAAAQRTVDDAEMRYVIVHLHRLLEPELPKA; this is encoded by the coding sequence ATGCAGAAGCTGCACCTTGTAATGGGCGGGCGGGTCAAGGACCCGCAGGGCCTCGAATTCGTCGACCTCAACAAGATCGACGTCGTGGGGGTGTTCCCCGACTATCACAGCGCCGAAGAGGCCTGGCGCGCTGCCGCGCAGCGCACCGTGGACGACGCGGAAATGCGCTATGTGATCGTTCACCTGCACCGGCTGCTCGAACCGGAACTGCCCAAGGCCTGA
- the ribB gene encoding 3,4-dihydroxy-2-butanone-4-phosphate synthase — MSTDLIERIRRLIVDGGMSRSGLARAAGLHANTLRDVTQPNWNPTADTLAKLERVLSESDDAPALVPIEEIIEEARNGRMFILVDDEDRENEGDLVIPAQMATPDAINFMATHGRGLICLTLTRARCEQLGLELMSRNNGTRHETAFTVSIEAREGVTTGISAGDRARTVAVAIDAGKTRDDIVTPGHVFPLIARDGGVLVRAGHTEAAVDISRLAGLNPSGVICEIMRDDGTMARMDDLVPFARRHGLKIGTIRDLIEYRRRHDHLVSKVAEVPFTSDYGGDWRLLTYRNKVDGTESLVLQKGQVIPGEPTLTRVHTFSAFHDLLGQPGPRKRTLQRAMAEVGKAGNGLIVLLFNPPEADPARGGNSGGPDMDLRSYGIGAQILADLGVHDMTLLSNAHRNVVAIEGYGLNIVGERPIPEE; from the coding sequence ATGTCTACTGACCTCATCGAACGCATCCGCCGACTCATCGTCGATGGCGGCATGTCCCGCTCCGGCCTCGCGCGTGCCGCTGGCCTCCACGCCAACACCCTGCGCGACGTGACGCAGCCGAACTGGAACCCCACGGCGGACACACTCGCCAAGCTGGAACGCGTCCTCAGCGAGAGCGACGACGCGCCGGCGCTCGTTCCCATCGAGGAAATCATCGAGGAAGCGCGCAATGGCCGGATGTTCATCCTGGTCGATGACGAGGATCGGGAGAACGAGGGCGATCTGGTCATCCCCGCGCAGATGGCCACGCCCGACGCGATCAATTTCATGGCCACGCACGGTCGCGGCCTCATCTGCCTGACGCTCACCCGCGCGCGCTGCGAACAGCTCGGCCTGGAACTGATGAGCCGCAACAACGGCACGCGCCACGAAACCGCTTTCACCGTTTCGATCGAAGCCCGCGAAGGCGTGACCACCGGCATTTCCGCCGGTGACCGCGCCCGCACCGTTGCGGTGGCCATCGATGCCGGCAAGACCCGGGACGACATCGTCACGCCCGGCCACGTCTTCCCCCTGATCGCGCGCGACGGCGGCGTGCTGGTGCGCGCCGGCCATACCGAGGCGGCGGTGGACATCTCGCGCCTTGCCGGCCTCAACCCTTCGGGCGTGATCTGCGAGATCATGCGCGATGACGGCACCATGGCGCGCATGGACGATCTCGTCCCCTTCGCTCGCCGCCATGGCCTCAAGATCGGCACGATCCGCGATCTGATCGAATACCGCCGCCGGCACGATCATCTGGTCAGCAAGGTGGCCGAGGTGCCCTTTACTTCGGACTACGGCGGTGACTGGCGCCTGCTGACCTACCGCAACAAGGTCGATGGCACCGAAAGCCTCGTGCTCCAGAAGGGCCAGGTCATCCCCGGCGAACCGACGCTGACCCGCGTCCACACCTTCTCGGCTTTCCACGACCTGCTGGGCCAGCCAGGCCCGCGCAAGCGCACGCTTCAGCGCGCGATGGCGGAAGTGGGCAAGGCCGGCAACGGCCTGATCGTGCTGCTGTTCAATCCGCCGGAAGCCGATCCGGCGCGCGGGGGCAACAGCGGCGGCCCGGACATGGACCTGCGCAGCTATGGCATCGGCGCGCAGATCCTGGCCGACCTTGGCGTGCATGACATGACCCTGCTATCGAACGCCCATCGCAACGTCGTGGCCATCGAAGGCTATGGCCTGAATATCGTCGGCGAACGGCCGATCCCCGAGGAGTAA
- a CDS encoding phage holin family protein, with protein sequence MSSPPPHEPGAGFSASEADASLTGTLRALIDDGQTLIEAEMAYARARAAYGWGRAKGIVALLLLALAFAFFTLVALVVGLLLALTPLLTPWGALAVVGLGLGGLAALCFATAVRRFRKARAALLGKDAGS encoded by the coding sequence ATGTCGTCCCCTCCCCCGCATGAACCTGGCGCCGGGTTTTCGGCCAGCGAGGCCGATGCTTCGCTGACCGGAACCCTGCGTGCGCTTATCGATGACGGCCAGACGCTGATCGAAGCGGAAATGGCCTACGCCCGTGCGCGTGCCGCCTATGGCTGGGGCCGCGCCAAGGGTATCGTCGCGCTGCTGCTGCTGGCCCTCGCCTTCGCGTTCTTTACGCTGGTGGCGCTGGTGGTTGGCCTGTTGCTGGCGCTGACACCGCTGCTGACCCCGTGGGGCGCGCTGGCAGTCGTCGGACTGGGCCTGGGCGGGCTTGCCGCCCTGTGCTTCGCCACCGCCGTCCGCCGCTTTCGCAAGGCGCGGGCCGCCCTGCTCGGCAAGGATGCGGGTTCATGA
- the eno gene encoding phosphopyruvate hydratase translates to MTAIIDIHAREILDSRGNPTVEVDVLLEDGSFGRAAVPSGASTGAHEAVELRDGDTGRYLGKGVMKAVTAVNSEISEALIGLDAEDQRDIDLAMIALDGTENKGRIGANAILGTSLAVAKAAADARGLPLYSYVGGVAAHVLPVPMMNIINGGEHADNPIDFQEFMIMPVGAPTLAEAVRWGAEVFHTLKKGLHEKGLATAVGDEGGFAPNLASTRDALDFVMASIEKAGFKPGEDMALALDCASTEFFRNGKYEISGEGLSLSPEAFSDYLAALCDAYPIRSIEDGMSEDDFEGWAALTAKVGKRVQLVGDDLFVTNPKRLEMGIGKGLANSLLVKVNQIGTLTETLEAVSIAQRNGYTAVMSHRSGETEDATIADLAVATNCGQIKTGSLARSDRLAKYNQLIRIEEELGASAKYAGKGAFGRLSA, encoded by the coding sequence ATGACCGCGATCATTGACATCCACGCCCGCGAAATTCTCGATAGCCGTGGCAACCCGACTGTCGAAGTCGATGTCCTGCTCGAAGACGGCAGCTTTGGCCGCGCCGCGGTTCCCTCGGGCGCCTCGACCGGCGCGCACGAAGCCGTAGAATTGCGCGATGGCGACACGGGGCGCTACCTCGGCAAGGGCGTGATGAAGGCGGTGACCGCCGTCAACAGCGAGATTTCCGAAGCGCTGATCGGCCTTGACGCCGAAGACCAGCGCGACATCGACCTGGCCATGATCGCGCTCGACGGCACCGAGAACAAGGGCCGCATCGGCGCCAACGCCATTCTCGGCACCAGCCTGGCCGTGGCCAAGGCCGCAGCCGACGCGCGCGGCCTGCCGCTCTATTCCTACGTTGGCGGCGTTGCGGCGCATGTCCTGCCCGTGCCGATGATGAACATCATCAACGGTGGCGAACACGCGGATAACCCGATCGATTTCCAGGAATTCATGATCATGCCGGTCGGCGCGCCGACGCTGGCCGAAGCCGTGCGCTGGGGCGCGGAAGTCTTCCACACGCTGAAGAAGGGCCTGCACGAAAAGGGCCTGGCGACGGCGGTGGGCGACGAAGGCGGCTTCGCGCCCAACCTGGCCAGCACGCGCGACGCGCTCGATTTCGTGATGGCCTCGATCGAGAAGGCCGGGTTCAAGCCGGGCGAGGACATGGCGCTGGCGCTCGACTGCGCCTCGACCGAGTTCTTCCGCAACGGCAAGTACGAGATCAGCGGCGAAGGCCTGTCGCTCTCGCCAGAAGCCTTCTCAGACTATCTCGCGGCGCTGTGCGATGCCTATCCGATCCGCTCGATCGAGGATGGCATGAGTGAGGACGATTTCGAGGGCTGGGCCGCGCTCACCGCGAAAGTCGGCAAGCGCGTCCAGCTCGTGGGCGATGACCTGTTCGTGACCAACCCGAAGCGCCTTGAAATGGGCATTGGCAAGGGGTTGGCCAATTCGCTGCTGGTCAAGGTCAACCAGATCGGCACGCTGACCGAAACGCTCGAAGCCGTCTCGATCGCGCAGCGCAACGGCTACACGGCCGTGATGTCGCACCGCTCGGGTGAAACCGAGGACGCGACGATCGCGGACCTCGCCGTCGCCACCAACTGCGGCCAGATCAAGACCGGTTCGCTCGCCCGGTCCGACCGGCTCGCCAAGTACAACCAGCTCATCCGGATCGAGGAAGAGCTGGGCGCCTCGGCGAAGTACGCGGGCAAGGGCGCGTTCGGCCGGCTTTCAGCCTGA
- a CDS encoding TonB-dependent receptor — MRGKLSLLVGVCASAVATPAFAQSAGGSADTEEIIVTAQRQSERLQDVPIAVSAFTPEALDKQQIKNTSDLQLSLPNITFTKTNFTSSSFTIRGIGDLCVGVTCDQATAIHLNDSPLFQTRLFEGEFYDLAQIQVLRGPQGTLFGRNATSGVVDLITAKPDLSKFGASGEAEYGNYNSIKVKGMLNAPLTDTLGVRLAGFYLNRDGYTLNLANGKHYDDRNMYGVRASVRWEPTSSTTIDLMAQYFREKDHRMRIQKQLCQRDPTGIIGCLNATQGYGVTNGNSTLASILTSKQFFAIRGLPAGQPGMPNFALGDLYGPDSYSGVVNPADPRVINTDTEPNYFTDEWIVVGSLDQDLGKGLSLKLTGNFESVRVDSSQDYTNSIQSRALIQPTLNTLAAAASGALGAGLATYLKPVADALMPNGPTGVICTSLPEETGTGVYGGHKSCAMSPQDFDRSVQYNKSWSAEAILSSKWDGKFNFLLGGIYSKLTMSENSYYVNSFGLDYFAGVGGAFTALGSGQPPAYLATPFYRNNSDYLKVSSYGIFGEAYYKFDDRIKLTLGLRYNHDQKDIIARTTVFNWLVPNGSANAYTSPYFGSYDADANLPGNQPFQVRNAKFNELTGRAVLDFQITPDNLIYLSYSRGYKSGGINPPLSPIFAVPETFSPEFVNAFEIGSKNQFGKLTLNLTGFYYKYKDLQLSRIVARTSVNDNVSANIWGLEAEAILRPTPGLSVNISASYLNTKVSEDKYLANPRDFGGGRSDAVIIKDITNAANCAVGANTAGNVAGVNAFVNTVNTLINAGSIPGVAAGAGLRPTTSFGAGSGIASTGAYSICAALQAVAATNGAAFDPKGISVYTSGIPVNIKGNKLPGAPDYKVAAGVQYEIPAGRLSITPRFDIVLTGTSTGNIFNGAVNRIPSYTQINAQLQIDGPDRRWFIRGFVQNLGNSNPITGLYVTDQSSGNFTNIFTLEPRRYGVAAGFRF, encoded by the coding sequence ATGAGGGGCAAGCTTTCCCTGCTTGTTGGCGTATGCGCGTCGGCAGTCGCAACTCCCGCCTTCGCACAGTCTGCTGGTGGATCGGCAGATACCGAAGAAATCATCGTCACCGCCCAGCGTCAGTCGGAACGCCTGCAGGACGTTCCGATCGCGGTGAGCGCGTTTACGCCTGAAGCGCTGGACAAGCAGCAGATCAAGAACACAAGCGATCTGCAATTGTCGCTGCCCAACATCACCTTCACCAAGACGAACTTCACATCGTCCAGCTTTACGATCCGCGGCATCGGCGACCTTTGCGTGGGCGTGACGTGCGACCAGGCCACCGCCATCCACCTCAATGACTCGCCGCTTTTCCAGACCCGTCTCTTCGAAGGCGAATTCTACGATCTTGCGCAGATCCAGGTTCTGCGCGGCCCGCAAGGCACGCTGTTCGGCCGCAACGCCACCTCGGGCGTCGTCGATCTGATCACGGCCAAGCCCGATCTCAGCAAGTTCGGCGCGTCGGGCGAAGCCGAATACGGCAACTATAATTCGATCAAGGTGAAGGGGATGCTGAACGCGCCCCTCACGGACACGCTTGGCGTCCGTCTCGCGGGCTTCTACCTCAACCGTGATGGCTACACCCTGAATCTCGCCAACGGCAAGCACTACGACGATCGCAACATGTATGGCGTTCGCGCTTCGGTGCGGTGGGAGCCGACCTCCAGCACGACGATCGACCTGATGGCGCAGTATTTCCGCGAAAAAGACCATCGCATGCGCATCCAGAAGCAGCTGTGCCAGCGTGATCCGACCGGAATCATCGGCTGCCTCAACGCCACGCAGGGCTATGGCGTCACCAACGGCAACAGCACGCTGGCTTCGATCCTGACGTCAAAGCAGTTCTTTGCAATTCGTGGACTGCCCGCAGGCCAACCAGGGATGCCGAATTTCGCGCTGGGCGATCTCTATGGCCCGGACAGCTATTCGGGCGTGGTCAATCCGGCCGATCCACGCGTAATCAACACGGATACCGAACCGAATTACTTTACCGACGAATGGATCGTCGTGGGCTCTCTGGATCAGGATCTCGGCAAGGGGCTGAGCCTGAAGCTGACCGGGAACTTCGAAAGCGTCCGGGTCGATTCGAGCCAGGACTACACGAACTCGATTCAGAGCCGCGCGCTGATCCAGCCGACGCTGAACACGCTGGCCGCCGCCGCGTCGGGCGCGTTGGGCGCCGGCCTTGCCACCTATCTCAAGCCGGTGGCTGACGCGTTGATGCCGAATGGCCCGACCGGCGTGATCTGCACCTCGCTGCCGGAAGAAACGGGCACGGGCGTTTACGGTGGGCACAAGTCCTGCGCCATGTCGCCGCAGGACTTCGACCGATCGGTCCAGTACAACAAGAGCTGGTCGGCGGAAGCCATCCTCAGCTCGAAGTGGGACGGCAAGTTCAACTTCCTGCTGGGCGGCATCTACAGCAAGCTGACGATGTCCGAAAACAGCTACTACGTGAACTCGTTCGGTCTCGACTACTTCGCCGGTGTGGGTGGTGCGTTCACGGCGCTCGGCTCGGGGCAGCCGCCCGCGTATCTGGCGACGCCGTTCTACCGGAATAACTCCGATTACCTGAAGGTTTCGAGCTACGGCATCTTCGGCGAAGCGTATTACAAGTTCGATGACCGCATCAAACTGACGCTCGGCCTGCGCTACAACCACGATCAGAAGGACATCATCGCCCGCACGACGGTGTTCAACTGGCTCGTGCCGAATGGTTCGGCTAACGCCTACACGTCGCCCTATTTCGGTTCTTACGACGCCGATGCCAATCTGCCGGGCAATCAGCCCTTCCAGGTTCGCAACGCCAAGTTCAACGAACTGACCGGGCGCGCGGTTCTGGACTTCCAGATCACGCCGGACAACCTCATCTATCTGTCCTATTCGCGTGGCTACAAGTCGGGTGGCATCAACCCGCCGCTTTCGCCGATCTTCGCGGTGCCGGAAACGTTTTCTCCGGAATTCGTGAACGCATTCGAAATCGGGTCGAAGAACCAGTTCGGCAAGCTGACTCTGAACCTCACCGGGTTCTACTACAAGTACAAGGATCTTCAGCTTTCCCGCATCGTCGCCCGCACGTCGGTCAACGACAACGTAAGCGCGAATATCTGGGGCCTGGAAGCCGAAGCGATCCTGCGGCCGACGCCGGGGCTGTCGGTGAACATCTCCGCCAGCTATCTCAATACGAAGGTGTCGGAAGACAAATACCTTGCCAACCCGCGTGACTTTGGCGGCGGCCGTTCCGATGCGGTCATCATCAAGGACATCACCAACGCGGCGAACTGCGCCGTCGGGGCCAATACCGCCGGCAATGTTGCCGGCGTCAACGCCTTCGTCAACACGGTCAACACCCTTATCAACGCAGGCAGCATTCCCGGCGTTGCAGCGGGTGCTGGCTTGCGGCCCACAACGTCGTTCGGCGCGGGCAGCGGGATCGCCTCGACTGGTGCCTACAGCATCTGCGCGGCGTTGCAGGCGGTTGCTGCCACCAACGGTGCGGCGTTCGATCCCAAGGGCATCAGCGTCTATACCTCGGGTATTCCGGTCAACATCAAGGGCAACAAGCTGCCCGGCGCGCCGGACTACAAGGTTGCGGCGGGCGTCCAGTACGAGATTCCGGCTGGCCGTCTTTCGATTACGCCGCGCTTCGACATCGTGCTGACGGGCACCTCGACCGGCAATATCTTCAACGGTGCCGTCAACCGGATCCCGAGCTACACCCAGATCAACGCGCAGCTGCAGATCGATGGTCCCGATCGCCGCTGGTTCATTCGCGGCTTCGTCCAGAATCTGGGCAACTCGAACCCGATCACGGGTCTGTACGTGACGGACCAGTCCTCGGGGAACTTCACCAACATCTTCACGCTTGAACCGCGCCGTTATGGCGTGGCGGCCGGTTTCCGCTTCTGA
- a CDS encoding phosphotransferase, with amino-acid sequence MVDFPRKPAEVDAGWLEARLRESGVLRDARVTDMAWVPIGTGQVGDTARFTLTYDREGAGPATVAGKFASADQTSRGTAATLQLYTKEVTFYREVAGLLDARVPRTFAAEVDENGQEFVLLFEDLAPERGGNQLLGCSIDDARAAIRQAAAIHAPSRNHPAILGQPCFQPQPALTGQMAALYPQAHAVFRERYDGQLAPELMRICDELNDLIGGWFGRVLPDPGLVHGDFRLDNMLFGVGNGAEPIAIVDWQTTGIGCGLTDVGYFMGCGIGSALRRPHEDELLDLYCAEMSRRGVPTTREAIWTRYRLGALHGVSTAVFSAAFVVRTPRGDENFLSMATGACELALDHDSIGALRHFLETGAC; translated from the coding sequence ATGGTCGATTTTCCGAGGAAGCCCGCCGAAGTCGATGCGGGATGGCTGGAGGCGCGCCTGCGCGAAAGCGGCGTGCTGCGCGATGCCCGCGTTACCGACATGGCGTGGGTGCCGATCGGCACCGGCCAGGTCGGCGATACCGCGCGCTTCACGCTGACCTATGACCGGGAAGGCGCGGGGCCGGCCACGGTGGCGGGCAAGTTCGCCTCCGCCGACCAAACCAGCCGGGGCACGGCCGCGACACTGCAGCTCTACACCAAGGAAGTGACGTTCTACCGCGAGGTGGCGGGATTGCTGGATGCCAGAGTCCCTCGCACCTTTGCCGCGGAAGTGGATGAGAACGGGCAGGAATTTGTCCTTCTGTTCGAGGATCTGGCGCCCGAGCGTGGTGGCAACCAGTTGCTCGGCTGCAGTATCGACGACGCGCGCGCCGCTATTCGCCAGGCGGCGGCGATCCACGCCCCCAGCCGCAACCACCCCGCCATCTTGGGCCAGCCCTGCTTCCAGCCCCAACCGGCGCTGACCGGGCAGATGGCCGCGCTCTATCCGCAGGCCCATGCCGTGTTCCGGGAACGCTATGACGGGCAGTTGGCGCCCGAGCTCATGCGGATTTGCGACGAACTCAATGACCTGATCGGCGGCTGGTTCGGCCGCGTGCTACCCGATCCGGGTCTCGTTCACGGCGATTTCCGGCTCGACAACATGCTGTTCGGTGTGGGTAACGGGGCCGAGCCGATCGCGATCGTGGACTGGCAGACGACCGGGATCGGCTGCGGCCTGACCGACGTGGGCTATTTCATGGGATGCGGCATCGGCAGCGCCTTGCGCCGCCCGCACGAGGACGAACTGCTCGACCTCTATTGCGCCGAGATGAGCCGGCGCGGCGTACCCACCACGCGTGAGGCGATCTGGACGCGCTATCGCCTTGGGGCGCTCCACGGCGTGTCCACGGCGGTGTTCAGCGCCGCGTTCGTGGTGCGGACCCCGCGCGGCGACGAGAATTTCCTGTCGATGGCAACCGGCGCCTGCGAACTGGCGCTCGACCACGACAGCATCGGCGCGCTGCGCCACTTCCTGGAGACCGGAGCATGCTGA
- a CDS encoding aldo/keto reductase, protein MSGKHPSLSGIPLVLGGNVFGWTIDRDCSFEVLDAFYENGGRMIDTAEGYSVWVPGHKGGESETVIGEWLESRGVRKHMRIATKTNMAGEPGGLAPARLLERCQASLERLRTDYIDLYYAHRDEEQTPQAEVAEGFKTLFDRKLIREAGASNFSLDRLASAQAAAEAAGAPAYGVLQNQYNLLERDAYPAELQAFCVKHDVAMLPFFGLASGFLTGKYRKDADFARYPRGEGLRKYAEPGKRLLPVMDRIATETEATLGQVALAWLLAQPGIAAPIASATTADQVDDLVEAMELELSAAQVAALTKALD, encoded by the coding sequence ATGAGCGGCAAGCATCCTTCGCTGTCCGGCATCCCGCTCGTCCTGGGCGGCAACGTCTTCGGCTGGACCATCGACCGCGACTGCAGCTTCGAAGTGCTGGACGCCTTCTACGAGAACGGCGGCCGGATGATCGATACCGCCGAAGGCTATTCGGTCTGGGTCCCCGGCCACAAGGGTGGGGAAAGCGAGACCGTCATCGGCGAATGGCTGGAATCGCGCGGCGTGCGCAAGCACATGCGCATCGCCACCAAGACCAACATGGCCGGCGAGCCCGGCGGCCTTGCGCCTGCGCGCCTGCTCGAACGCTGCCAGGCCTCGCTTGAACGCCTGCGCACCGATTACATCGATCTCTACTATGCGCACCGCGACGAGGAACAGACCCCGCAGGCCGAAGTGGCCGAAGGGTTCAAGACGCTGTTCGACCGGAAGCTGATCCGCGAAGCCGGCGCTTCCAACTTCTCGCTCGACCGGCTGGCTTCGGCGCAGGCGGCGGCGGAAGCGGCCGGCGCGCCGGCCTATGGCGTGCTGCAGAACCAGTACAATCTGCTCGAACGCGACGCCTATCCGGCCGAATTGCAGGCGTTCTGCGTCAAGCACGACGTGGCGATGCTGCCGTTCTTCGGGCTTGCAAGCGGCTTCCTGACGGGCAAGTATCGCAAGGACGCCGATTTCGCGCGCTATCCGCGTGGCGAAGGCCTGCGCAAGTACGCCGAACCGGGCAAGCGGCTGCTGCCGGTGATGGACCGCATCGCCACCGAGACCGAAGCCACGCTGGGCCAGGTCGCGCTGGCATGGCTGCTGGCCCAGCCCGGCATTGCCGCGCCGATCGCCAGCGCCACCACCGCCGATCAGGTCGACGATCTGGTCGAGGCGATGGAACTGGAACTGAGCGCGGCGCAGGTTGCCGCCCTGACGAAGGCGCTCGACTGA